One window of the Flavobacteriales bacterium genome contains the following:
- the cysN gene encoding sulfate adenylyltransferase subunit CysN: MEKTTIQPSTSSYLDMELLRFSTAGSVDDGKSTLIGRLLYDSKSIFADQYEAIEESSKKKGEETVNLALLTDGLRAEREQGITIDVAYRYFATPKRKFIIADTPGHIQYTRNMVTGSSTSNLSIILVDARNGLVEQTSRHTFIAALLGIPHVVFCINKMDLVDYSEEVFFKIKKDLEAFCSKLDVKDIQFVPISALNGDNVVNKSEKMDWYQGSTLMYLLENIHIGSDYNHIDCRFPVQYVIRPQSDKYHDYRGYAGRIAGGVFKPGDEVTVLPSGFSSKIKSIDTFNGSLEEAYAPMSVTITLEDDIDISRGDMIVRNNNQTEVSQDIDVMVCWFNPKNLILNGKYAIKHTSNDVRCVVKEVKYKININTLHRMEDDKDVKMNDIARISIRTTKPLLYDKYSRNRFTGSLILIDEATNETVGAGMIVE, from the coding sequence CTACAATACAACCATCAACTTCTTCATATTTAGATATGGAGTTATTGAGATTTTCTACTGCAGGAAGCGTTGATGATGGAAAAAGTACATTGATAGGAAGGCTTTTGTATGATTCGAAATCAATATTTGCAGACCAATACGAGGCTATAGAGGAATCGAGTAAAAAGAAAGGTGAAGAGACTGTTAATTTAGCGTTATTAACAGATGGTTTAAGAGCCGAACGAGAACAAGGAATTACGATTGATGTAGCTTACCGTTATTTTGCAACACCAAAACGTAAATTTATAATTGCTGATACACCTGGACATATTCAGTACACTCGAAACATGGTTACTGGGTCGTCAACATCTAATCTTTCCATAATATTGGTAGATGCTAGAAACGGATTAGTTGAGCAAACCTCAAGACACACTTTTATAGCAGCTCTTTTAGGTATTCCTCATGTGGTGTTTTGTATCAACAAAATGGATTTGGTGGATTATTCTGAAGAGGTTTTCTTTAAAATTAAAAAAGATTTAGAAGCATTTTGTTCTAAACTAGATGTGAAAGATATTCAGTTTGTACCTATTTCTGCTTTAAATGGCGATAATGTGGTGAACAAATCTGAAAAAATGGATTGGTATCAAGGCTCTACCTTGATGTATTTGTTAGAAAATATTCACATAGGTAGCGATTACAATCACATCGATTGTCGTTTTCCTGTTCAGTATGTAATTCGACCACAATCTGATAAATACCACGATTATAGAGGTTATGCAGGTAGAATTGCAGGGGGAGTTTTTAAACCAGGTGATGAAGTAACGGTGTTGCCGTCAGGTTTTTCTTCTAAAATTAAATCAATTGATACTTTTAATGGATCATTAGAAGAAGCTTACGCTCCAATGTCAGTAACTATTACGTTAGAAGATGATATTGATATTAGTAGAGGAGATATGATTGTTAGAAACAATAATCAAACAGAGGTTAGTCAAGATATTGATGTGATGGTTTGTTGGTTTAATCCCAAGAACTTAATTCTTAACGGTAAATATGCTATTAAGCACACTTCTAATGATGTGAGATGTGTAGTTAAGGAGGTTAAATACAAAATTAATATCAATACTTTACATCGAATGGAAGATGATAAGGATGTAAAAATGAATGATATTGCTCGTATTTCAATCAGAACTACGAAGCCATTGTTGTATGATAAATATTCTAGAAATCGTTTTACAGGAAGTCTAATTTTAATAGACGAAGCAACCAATGAAACTGTTGGAGCAGGTATGATTGTTGAATAA